A DNA window from Arachis hypogaea cultivar Tifrunner chromosome 18, arahy.Tifrunner.gnm2.J5K5, whole genome shotgun sequence contains the following coding sequences:
- the LOC140181364 gene encoding protein ALP1-like, with protein MGVEEMVAMFLHIIAHDVKIRVIKRQFVRSEETISRRFNDVLLAILRCHNLLLKKPQPFGQDKIDERWKWFKDCLRALDGTHIKVNVLEADKPRYRNKKGDITTNVLGVVAPDMQFIYVLAGWEGSAANSRVLRDALFRNGFSVPQGHYYLCDAGYMNCEGFLAPYRGQKYHLSEFNPHNQPSTAQELFNMKHSQARNVIERAFGVLKARWRILRGRSFYPIKTQGRIITAYCLLHNHIRRVMVVDPIDEIVDQNMLGVDGGTIHHIETSDAWGR; from the exons agCACATGACGTCAAAATTAGAGTAATAAAGAGACAATTTGTGAGATCTGAAGAAACAATTAGTAGGCGGTTTAATGATGTATTGCTTGCTATTTTGAGATGTCATAATCTCTTACTGAAGAAACCTCAACCATTTGGCCAGGATAAAATAGATGAACGATGGAAATGGTTTAAG GATTGCCTAAGAGCCTTAGATGGTACTCATATCAAAGTCAATGTCCTTGAGGCTGATAAGCCTAGATATCGAAACAAAAAAGGTGACATAACAACCAATGTGCTTGGAGTGGTTGCTCCCGATATGCAATTTATCTACGTACTGGCGGGTTGGGAGGGTTCAGCTGCGAATTCTAGGGTATTGCGAGATGCACTATTTCGCAATGGGTTTAGTGTTCCCCAAG GTCATTATTACTTATGTGATGCTGGATACATGAACTGTGAAGGATTTTTGGCACCTTATAGAGGACAAAAGTATCATTTGAGTGAGTTTAATCCACATAATCAACCTAGTACAGCCCAAGAACTTTTTAATATGAAACACTCACAAGCTAGAAATGTCATTGAAAGGGCATTTGGAGTATTGAAAGCAAGATGGAGAATTTTAAGAGGAAGGTCATTTTATCCTATTAAaactcaaggaagaattataactgCATATTGCCTTTTGCATAATCACATTAGAAGAGTGATGGTTGTGGATCCTATTGATGAGATAGTAGATCAAAATATGCTTGGAGTAGATGGGGGGACGATCCACCATATTGAGACGAGCGATGCTTGGGGTAGATGA